The Leptospira saintgironsiae genome contains the following window.
TTAATCCAGGCGCAAGTGTTTTGGAGAATGTTCCAATAGAGATCGTATGTCCTGGGCCTATCTCGCATAAGGAAGGAGGAAGCACTTCTTCGAAGTATAATTCTCTATAAGCAGTATCTTCTAAAATAGGAACTCCATTTTCTAAGAGTAATTTTGAAATAGAATTTCTAATCTCTAAAGAATAAGAATATGAAGAAGGATTTTGGAAATCGGGAATACAATAAAAGAATTTAGGTTTTTCAGAAGAAGTCGCTAATGTGTATTTTAATTCTTCAATATTCGGACCTTCTTCTCCATAATTGATCCCTATGAAAGATGGAGCATAAGATGAGAATACTTGTATGGCTCCCAGATAACTTGGTTTTTCTAAAAGTATCGGGGAACCTTCTTCAATAAAATAACGACTAAGTAGATCCAGTGCTTGTTGGGACCCGGAAGTCAAAAGAATTTCGTCCGCAGAAGAACCTGGATAATATCTATCTGCAATCCACGCACGTAAGTCGGAATGTCCTTGGGTATCTGCGTATTGGAATAGTTTCGCACCTTTTTTTGAAACGGAAGTTTCGAAAATATTTTTCAGATTTTGGATAGGGAATAAAGAATCATCAGGAAGTCCTCCCGCGAATGATATCATTCCTGGTGTATCGATTACCTTCAAAATATCCCTGGTAACCGATGCAGGAGTTCTTTCGGTCCTTGCTGAAGGTCTGAAAATTTCGGAACTATTTTCTAGAATTAACTTGCCCATCTTCTTATTTTATTTATACATTAAGTTGAGCTTACCATACAGATACAGAAATTGTTTTTATGACCGATACAGATAGGCTTATTACTAAATATTCTAAGATCGCAAATTCTTTGATGGGAAGGATAGAATCTGGAGAATTTCCTCCAGGTTCCAAATTACCTTCTCTGCGAAAGATCTGTTTATTTGAGGAATGTAATCTTTCTACTGCAGTGGAGGCTTTTGGTATTCTACAAGAAAGAGGTTTTATCAGCGGAAGAGAAAGGTCTGGATATTTTGTTCTTCCTAGGCCGGAACTTTATCCTAAATACAAATTAGAAAAACCAGTAAGAGTTCCAAATCCTTCTGTTCCCGAAGAGGTGAGTTCTTTGATGTCTGAACTTGCAGATCCTGGTTTTATTCCTTTTGGAGCAGCGGTCCCTGATCCTCAATTTCTACCTTATTCTTCTTTACAGAAATCATATAAGAAATCCTTAAAAGACTCTCAGGTTTATAAATATTCTGATGCCGCTGGAATTTTAGAACTTAGAAAAAAGATCGCGATCCGTTCTTCTGGTAAAGAAAGAAGAGTTCGTCCTGAGGAAGTGTTTATCACATTGGGTTGTTCAGAGGCTGCGTTTTTGGCTTTGAGTCTTTCTGCAAAACCTGGTGATAAGGTAGCGGTAGAAAGTCCTCTTCATTTCGTTTTATACCAAATTCTTTCCGAGTTAAAATTAAAAGCGATTGAGATCCCTACGGATCCTTTTACTGGTTTAGATCTTCAATCTTATATTTCCGTAATAAGGAAAGAATCTCCTAAGTTCTTAATTACAATTCCTACTTTTTCAAATCCTACCGGAAGTCTTATGCCTTTAGAATCTAAAAAAGAACTTCTGAAAATTTCTTCTAAGTATGGTGTGAAGATTCTTGAGGACGATATTTATGGGGACTTGCAGCATAACGGAGGCATTCGTCCTTCTTCTTTATTATCTTTAGATATGGAAGGTATTGTAACTCAGGTTTCTTCTCTTTCTAAATCGGTGAATCCAGGTCTTAGGATTGGTTGGATGATCAGTGATCAGATTAAAGTAGAGAATGCTAGACGTCTTCGTTTAGCTGAGGCAATTTCTTTGCCTGCGATACCTCAACTTGCATCTTCTTATTTTATAGGATCTCTTGCTCACGAAAGACATTTAAGAGAATTTAGACGAAGGTTAGGAGGTTTGGTACTTTCTTATGCAGATTCTTTTTTGGAATATTTTCCAAAGGGGACCAAGGTCGCAATTCCGAAAGGAGGTTTTCTTCTCTGGATAGAACTTCCTAAAGGAAAAGATTCTAGAGTTCTTAGATTCCAAGCTGCAAAGAAGAAGATCAGTCTTGTTCCAGGAAATCTTTTTTCTCTTTCTGGCAAGTATGTGAATAATTTTAGAATTAATGCAGGAGTTTTAATGGGACCTAAGGTGATCTCTGCTATCCAGACTCTAGGAAAAATTGCAAAAGAAATTTAGATTGTGGGTCCGTACAGGCTCGAGTTATTGTCCATTGAGAGCATGAACTTAGAAACAGAAATCCAACAACCTACTATTTTATGTGACCCTTCCGGCAGAGTGAATCGGAATGCGATTGGCTGGTCCAAAACTCCCTTACATAGATGTAATGTACAAGGCCACTGGCTTCGTAAGAAAAAATGGAATTACTGGTGTTTTTACGATCAAAACTTTTTAGCTTCTTTCACTGTTTCCGATATTGATTACGCAGGTGTGATCTTTTGTTATTGGTTGGATCGAAGGACCGGCGAATTCCAAGAGGCCACAGTTATCACTCCTTTTGGTAAGGGAACTTTGCTTGGGCAAACAGTTTCCAGCAACGCTCGTTACGAAGGTAAAGAAGGATTTTTAGATTTCCATATCGACGAAGATGGAAATTACAAGATCAAAGTGGATTTTTTAAGGGGAACTAAAAAAGCTATCCAGGCAGATATCACATTAGATATTCCTAATCAATGGGAAAGTTTAAATGTTGTAGTTCCTTGGAATCGAAATCGTTTTCAATTCACTCACAAATTATTCGCATTAGGAGCAAAGGGAAAAGTTACAACTGCTTCTAAATCATATGAATTCAATCCTAGGGATTCATTTGGGGTCCTGGATTACGGAAGAGGCGTTTGGCCTTATTTCAGTAAATGGAATTGGGCATCTATGTCTTATCGCCCTGGCGGAAATGAAGTTTATGGAATGAACTTAGGTGGTGGCTGGACAGACGGAACAGGAACCACTGAAAATGCACTTCTCATCAATGGTAGAATTTATAAAATTCCTTCTGTCATCGCTTTTGAATTCGATAAAAAAGATCCAAAAAAACCTTGGATGATCTATTCCAAGGAAAGTAAGGCAGTGGAGCTTGTATTTACTCCTGATTTTCACAGAAAAGCTTATTCTAATATGGGTTTGATTGCTTCTAAAGTGAATCAAATGATTGGAAGTTTTGATGGTGTTTTCCGGGTAGGCAAAAGTGAATTTAGGATTGAAAGCGGACAAGGTTGGGCAGAAGATCATATCGCTCGCTGGTAGGCTAGAATGATTAAACTTTCCGAATATTCCACAGAACCGGACAAGGATCTTTCCAAAGAAGAAGCGGAAGAACTTCGTCTGAAAGAATTAGAAAGGATAGAAGAGTTACAGATCCGTCTTTTTGCGGGTAAAAAGAAATCATTACTCATCGTGCTTCAGGGAGTGGATGCTTCCGGAAAAGACGGAACGGTTAAAAAACTTTTTTCCGCATTAAACCCATTGGGTTGCACATGCAAGGCTTGGAAGGCTCCTACGCAAGAAGAATTGAGCCATGACTTTTTATGGAGAATTCATAAAGAACTTCCCGGGAAGGGTTGGATCCAGATTTTCAATCGTTCTCATTATGAGGATATTCTGGTTCCTTTCGTTTATGAAAGTTTATCTAAGGATAGACTTAAAGATAGGTTAGAGTTTATCGATTCTTTTGAAGAGTTTGTATCCGAAGAAAACCATACTCATATCTTAAAATTTTTCTTACATATTTCCCAAGAGGAACAGATTAAAAGGATAGAAGAGAGATTATCCAATCCTGAAAAGAATTGGAAGTTCGATCCAAGCGATCTAGAGGCTCATAAAAATTTCAAAAAGTACCAAAACGCGTATGAGTGGATATTCTCCCATTCTAAGGAGAGTTTTCCTTGGGTGATCGTTCCTTCTGACAAAAAATGGTATAGAGATTATCTGATCGCCAAGTCAGTTCGTAAAGAATTGGAAGATATGGATCTCAAATATCCCAAGCTGGAAGTCCAACCAGCCCAGATCTGACCTAATTTTCTTTTTCAATTTTTTCTAAAATTTTGTAATTTAGGGGTTGACCTCTATGGTGCGGTGCAATATGAATGGATTGTGCGCTGCACTAAAGGTGTGGCGGAAAAGGAGAGAAAAATGGAAAAACAACTGTTGGACATTCTTAATGCTGGAATCGGACTTTTGAAATCTGGACAAGAAGGATTAGACAAAGCGAAAGTGGATTTAGAAAAAACCTACGGAGAATTAGTAGCTAAAGGTGCTGCAGACAATTCTGAAGGTTCTGTAAAAATTCGCGAGTCTGTGGATAAACTTTTGAACGAAATCAAAGAAGTTTCCACCGTTGCTGGCAAAAACTACGAAGAAACTCGTGGTAAGATCGTTGAGAAGTACAATCAAATCTCCGAAGAGATCAAAAAACGCGTTCCAGAAGGCCAATTAGACGCTGTTAAAGCAAAATTGACCGAAGTAGCTGAAACAATCAAAGCTACTGCAAAAGGAAAAGCTTAATTTCCGACGAGCGGGCGCAGGGAAACCTCGCCTGCTAATTTCTTCCTTCCTCTCAGTCTCCACTGCTTGACATTTTCTTCTTTCGGGTGTCTTTGCTTAGGGATGTTCTCCCGTCCAAAATCAGCCTCACCTTTTTCCCCAATTTTATCTGTTCTACTTCTATTCATTGTATCTTCGCAGGTTTGGACCCAAACTACGGAACCTTCTCCTGATAAAACTATAGAGCAGAAACCCAGTCCTATGAATGGACTTCCTCCTGAAAAAACTCCAACAGGACCAAGCCAGTCAGAACTTAGAGAAAAGTTCAAGAACCAGATAGGTGGTTTTGGATTTGGAAGTTCCGAAAAGTATTATTCTTTGCAGGTTGCCAGGATGTTGGATTCCCAATGGGCAATCGGGATCAATGGTTATACTAATAATTATGTGAATCGTTTTGATAATGATACGGCTTATTCTTATTTTCTTCCCCCTCATGATTTTTACGGAAGGTTAAGAAACCACCAAGAGAAGTATTGGGGAGGAGCGCTCTTTGTCCAAAGGTTCATTGCCGATTCTCCTTTTTTTGTTTCTCTTTGGTTAGGAAGGGAACATTACCAAAAAAACCAAACTGCTCTCTATTGGGAATCTGCAGGTAATACATATCGTTTTGAAAAAGATTCTTATAGTTCCGGTCCAAGGAATTATGCGGGCTTCGGTGTTGGATTCAGATTCCAAACTACATCCGGTTTCTTTTTAGGATGGGAAGGTGTATGGAGTTGGTATGCTCCTTATCATAATTCATTCTCCACTTCCGATCTTTATTATTCAGATAGAACTGCAAGTATTGGAGATCTATTATATAGAAAGTATGCTTATCAGAATTCAGAAAGATTGCCGGGTTCTAGCTTTGGCCTAAATCTTTTTGTAGGCTGGGCCTTCTAATGAATTCGGATCCATTCCTTCTCCCTAAACCTTGGGTAATCGCTCATAGAGGAGATAGCGGAGAATATCCTGAAAACACAATGAGTTCTTTTCGAAACGCCTGGGAACTCAAGGCAGATTGGATCGAGCTAGACATCATTCATTCTTCCGACGGAAAGATTGTAGTCATCCATGATGATACATTGGATAGGACTACGGATCAAAAAGGAGAAGTGAAACTTCTTCCATTTAATATGATCCGTAAGGCGGATGCTGGATCTTGGAAGCACCAAAGGTTTAAAGGGGAGAAGGTACCGGATCTTTGGGAAGTCTGGGACTATTTAAAGTCCAAAAATATTGGACTAAATGTGGAGATCAAATCTGGCGCTTACGAAGAGATCCCGATTGAAACTCCTATCGAACAAGAACTGATTGATTATACAAAAAAGAATTCTCTCTTTTATAAAACCTTATTCTCTTCTTTCTGTTGGGATTCTTTAGCGCGTATTAGAGAATTATCCGTAGAGGCAAAACTTGGCATCTTGATCGGAGAAGAAACTTCTTCTTGGATGGAAGCATTGGAACTTGGTTTTAGATTGAATGCATTTAGTTTAAATCTTTCCGCAAAGGGATTGGACAAGGAAACAGTTTCCAAGATCCAAAAAGAAGGTTTTAAAGTTTTAGTTTATACTTTGAATACGGAAGAAGAATTGAAGTTCGGTATTGATCTAGGAGTAGATGGGATCTTTACGAATTATCCTAAAAGAATGAGATCCTTGCTTACTTGATCTCTATTCTTGCAAATTGGTCCAGTTCTACCTGCCAATGATCTATCATATTTTTTAAAACTGTTACTACCTTTTCAGAAGGAACATCATAATGATCAGAGGAGAATGCGTCAGTTTCTTTGAATCCGACTACGTTCTTTAGATCTTCTCCTTCTGCTCTGAATCTATAGATCTCAAATTCTTCTGCGCCTCTTGCTTCTCCATTTTTAATGAAGAAAGGTTTAATGAGACTCATTCTATATTTTCCAAAACGAAAGTTCTGTAAAGATTGCAGAAATTTATAAGTTCCAAGAGCTAATTCCAATTTCATATGATCTGAATATTTTTCTGAGCCTAAGAACGTAAGTGCAGAAGTTCCGCCGAATCCTAAATAAACTTCGAATTTAGATCCCTTCTCGTCTTGGACTTTGACTAGATCAATTTCTTTCAGCCTCTCGCCGAATAACGCGAATGCGGCCATTTTGATCTTTTCTTCTTCGTTTAATTGTGCGTCTGAAAGTATCGTTTTTACTTTTTCTTGAGGCGACTTAGAACAAGATATTAATTGGGAGAATACCAGAAAGATCATCAATATATGAACAATTGTTTTCATAATAATTCTAAAACCGATCTGCCATATAATATGACTTATTTTCTGAAAAAAATCTATCGTTAAAAAATGCAATTTTGGCGTTCGAGCCTTCAAGTAACGAATTTTTATATAGGTATAATATCCCCTTCTTTATCCCTTAAGGCTCGGCTTTTCATCGTTAGCTTAATCCTTTTCGGTTTACTATAATCGTCTAATGGAACATCCGTTATATGTCAGCGCTTTGGAAATAAATTTCCACATTTATTGAGAATTGATGTAAAACGACTT
Protein-coding sequences here:
- a CDS encoding PLP-dependent aminotransferase family protein; protein product: MGKLILENSSEIFRPSARTERTPASVTRDILKVIDTPGMISFAGGLPDDSLFPIQNLKNIFETSVSKKGAKLFQYADTQGHSDLRAWIADRYYPGSSADEILLTSGSQQALDLLSRYFIEEGSPILLEKPSYLGAIQVFSSYAPSFIGINYGEEGPNIEELKYTLATSSEKPKFFYCIPDFQNPSSYSYSLEIRNSISKLLLENGVPILEDTAYRELYFEEVLPPSLCEIGPGHTISIGTFSKTLAPGLRVGWIKAPKMVLKDLIIQKQSMDLHSPTLNQELVYGFVSSSKYEEHLSLIRKTYQKKSEHTFECFRNNFGDSLPLQISKGGLFYWLEFPQDINTNLLFKKCLEKGLATVPGSSFFVGEPERNHLRWNFSNASQEETKLGVERLFQVYKDMAGV
- a CDS encoding PLP-dependent aminotransferase family protein translates to MTDTDRLITKYSKIANSLMGRIESGEFPPGSKLPSLRKICLFEECNLSTAVEAFGILQERGFISGRERSGYFVLPRPELYPKYKLEKPVRVPNPSVPEEVSSLMSELADPGFIPFGAAVPDPQFLPYSSLQKSYKKSLKDSQVYKYSDAAGILELRKKIAIRSSGKERRVRPEEVFITLGCSEAAFLALSLSAKPGDKVAVESPLHFVLYQILSELKLKAIEIPTDPFTGLDLQSYISVIRKESPKFLITIPTFSNPTGSLMPLESKKELLKISSKYGVKILEDDIYGDLQHNGGIRPSSLLSLDMEGIVTQVSSLSKSVNPGLRIGWMISDQIKVENARRLRLAEAISLPAIPQLASSYFIGSLAHERHLREFRRRLGGLVLSYADSFLEYFPKGTKVAIPKGGFLLWIELPKGKDSRVLRFQAAKKKISLVPGNLFSLSGKYVNNFRINAGVLMGPKVISAIQTLGKIAKEI
- a CDS encoding DUF2804 domain-containing protein, translating into MNLETEIQQPTILCDPSGRVNRNAIGWSKTPLHRCNVQGHWLRKKKWNYWCFYDQNFLASFTVSDIDYAGVIFCYWLDRRTGEFQEATVITPFGKGTLLGQTVSSNARYEGKEGFLDFHIDEDGNYKIKVDFLRGTKKAIQADITLDIPNQWESLNVVVPWNRNRFQFTHKLFALGAKGKVTTASKSYEFNPRDSFGVLDYGRGVWPYFSKWNWASMSYRPGGNEVYGMNLGGGWTDGTGTTENALLINGRIYKIPSVIAFEFDKKDPKKPWMIYSKESKAVELVFTPDFHRKAYSNMGLIASKVNQMIGSFDGVFRVGKSEFRIESGQGWAEDHIARW
- a CDS encoding PPK2 family polyphosphate kinase is translated as MIKLSEYSTEPDKDLSKEEAEELRLKELERIEELQIRLFAGKKKSLLIVLQGVDASGKDGTVKKLFSALNPLGCTCKAWKAPTQEELSHDFLWRIHKELPGKGWIQIFNRSHYEDILVPFVYESLSKDRLKDRLEFIDSFEEFVSEENHTHILKFFLHISQEEQIKRIEERLSNPEKNWKFDPSDLEAHKNFKKYQNAYEWIFSHSKESFPWVIVPSDKKWYRDYLIAKSVRKELEDMDLKYPKLEVQPAQI
- a CDS encoding phasin-related domain-containing protein; translation: MEKQLLDILNAGIGLLKSGQEGLDKAKVDLEKTYGELVAKGAADNSEGSVKIRESVDKLLNEIKEVSTVAGKNYEETRGKIVEKYNQISEEIKKRVPEGQLDAVKAKLTEVAETIKATAKGKA
- a CDS encoding glycerophosphodiester phosphodiesterase — its product is MNSDPFLLPKPWVIAHRGDSGEYPENTMSSFRNAWELKADWIELDIIHSSDGKIVVIHDDTLDRTTDQKGEVKLLPFNMIRKADAGSWKHQRFKGEKVPDLWEVWDYLKSKNIGLNVEIKSGAYEEIPIETPIEQELIDYTKKNSLFYKTLFSSFCWDSLARIRELSVEAKLGILIGEETSSWMEALELGFRLNAFSLNLSAKGLDKETVSKIQKEGFKVLVYTLNTEEELKFGIDLGVDGIFTNYPKRMRSLLT